One genomic segment of Mycolicibacterium psychrotolerans includes these proteins:
- a CDS encoding LLM class F420-dependent oxidoreductase — translation MTRPVRIGVQLQPQHSPEYRHIRDAVRRCEDIGVDVAFNWDHFFPLYGDPDGAHYECWTMLAAWAEQTSRIEIGALVTCNSYRNPELLADMARTVDHISDGRLILGIGSGWKQKDYDEYGYEFGTAGSRLDDLAGAMPRIEARFNKLNPPPVRDIPILIGGQGEKKTLRLVAEHADIWHGFTDRSTYPRKAEVLDRHCADVGRDASAIERSSGVPEGSEDAMLAEADALVGLGVTLLTIGVNGPDYDLTKAEALCRWRDRQAG, via the coding sequence ATGACCCGACCCGTGCGCATCGGCGTGCAACTGCAGCCTCAACATTCGCCCGAATACCGCCACATCCGGGATGCGGTGCGCCGCTGCGAGGACATCGGCGTCGACGTCGCATTCAACTGGGACCACTTCTTCCCGCTGTACGGCGACCCTGACGGCGCGCACTACGAATGCTGGACGATGCTGGCCGCGTGGGCGGAGCAGACCTCACGCATCGAGATCGGCGCCCTGGTCACCTGCAACTCCTACCGCAACCCGGAACTGCTCGCCGACATGGCTCGCACCGTCGATCACATCTCCGACGGCCGGCTCATCCTCGGGATCGGATCCGGTTGGAAGCAGAAGGATTACGACGAGTACGGCTACGAGTTCGGCACCGCGGGCAGCCGGCTCGACGACCTCGCCGGGGCGATGCCGCGCATCGAGGCCCGGTTCAACAAGCTGAATCCGCCTCCGGTGCGCGACATTCCGATCCTGATCGGCGGGCAGGGCGAGAAGAAGACCCTGCGCCTGGTGGCCGAACACGCCGACATCTGGCACGGCTTCACCGACCGCTCCACCTACCCCCGCAAGGCCGAGGTGCTCGACCGCCACTGCGCGGACGTCGGCCGGGACGCGTCGGCAATCGAGCGCTCCTCAGGGGTGCCCGAGGGCAGCGAGGACGCGATGCTCGCCGAAGCCGACGCCCTGGTCGGCCTCGGTGTCACGCTGCTGACGATCGGCGTCAACGGCCCCGACTACGACCTCACCAAGGCCGAGGCGCTGTGTCGGTGGCGCGACCGCCAGGCGGGCTGA
- a CDS encoding PhoX family protein gives MALVPLNLFVSHDGRSRRQHITCVYKCGDACSKPVPNRSDNEYFGDIAKAVSRRSILQAGSVAVLAVGAGSALAACSSQSQPAPTSSSAAPPASPPPGMNFASVAPNSEDAVVVADGYRQAVVISWGDPVLPGAPAFDVAKQTGAAQRGQFGFNNDFAGLLPIPGRQNRFLLVTNFEYVTPQFMFPGFDADAPTREQFEVEQAAVGMGVVEVERTPEGLKPVMGSYNRRITADTPFTLTGPAAGSDFVTTTADPAGRTVLGTFANCSGGVTPWGTVLSGEENFHEYFGAAEGAPAPGPVDADRRDRYGVDAEPTALKWETFDPRFDLTKTPNEVNRFGYVVELNPWDPASTPVKHSAIGRLKHEGATIYVTDDGTVVAYTGDDQRFDYMYKFVSAKKMQPGTDPSAMAHNMTILDEGTLYVAKLSSDIPPGEIDGSGTLPAKGSFSGTGRWLPLLRSGPGGQAQSLVDGVTAQEAAVFTRMAADKAGATKMDRPEDFEANPKTGKVYVALTNNDERGAPGEAAPDAANPRDDNKSGQILEITDNHAGTDFTWELLLVCGDPKAADTYFAGFDKSKVSPISCPDNLAFDSHGNLWISTDGNALDSNDGLFAVALEGPDRGEVKQFLTVPIGAETCGPVVTDTLVTVCVQHPGENDDNSIDNPQSRWPEGGNGTARPSVVAVWKDNGQIGL, from the coding sequence ATGGCGCTCGTGCCGCTGAACCTGTTCGTCAGCCACGACGGGAGATCCCGTCGGCAACACATCACGTGCGTCTACAAGTGCGGTGACGCGTGCTCCAAGCCGGTGCCCAACCGCAGCGACAACGAGTACTTCGGCGACATCGCCAAGGCCGTGTCCCGCCGGTCGATTCTGCAGGCCGGCAGCGTCGCGGTGCTCGCCGTCGGCGCCGGGTCCGCGCTGGCGGCATGCTCCTCCCAGAGCCAGCCCGCACCGACGTCGTCGTCGGCGGCGCCCCCGGCCTCTCCCCCGCCTGGCATGAATTTCGCGTCCGTGGCCCCCAACAGCGAGGACGCGGTCGTCGTCGCCGACGGCTACCGGCAGGCCGTCGTCATCAGCTGGGGCGATCCGGTGCTGCCGGGCGCGCCCGCGTTCGACGTCGCCAAACAGACCGGTGCGGCCCAGCGAGGTCAGTTCGGGTTCAACAACGACTTCGCCGGGTTGCTGCCCATCCCCGGCCGGCAGAACCGCTTCCTGCTGGTCACCAACTTCGAATACGTCACGCCGCAGTTCATGTTCCCCGGGTTCGACGCCGACGCCCCCACCCGGGAGCAGTTCGAGGTCGAGCAGGCCGCAGTGGGAATGGGCGTGGTCGAGGTCGAGCGCACCCCCGAGGGCCTGAAGCCGGTGATGGGCTCCTACAACCGGCGCATCACCGCCGACACCCCGTTCACCCTGACCGGCCCAGCGGCGGGCAGCGACTTCGTCACCACCACCGCCGACCCCGCCGGACGGACCGTTCTGGGCACGTTCGCCAACTGCTCGGGCGGCGTGACGCCGTGGGGCACGGTGCTGTCCGGGGAGGAGAACTTCCACGAGTACTTCGGCGCCGCCGAGGGTGCGCCCGCTCCCGGACCCGTGGACGCCGACCGCAGGGACCGCTACGGGGTCGACGCCGAACCCACCGCGCTGAAGTGGGAGACGTTCGACCCGCGCTTCGACCTGACGAAGACGCCCAACGAGGTCAACCGGTTCGGCTACGTCGTCGAGCTCAACCCGTGGGACCCCGCGTCAACCCCGGTCAAGCACTCCGCGATCGGACGGCTCAAGCACGAAGGCGCCACCATCTACGTCACCGACGACGGCACCGTGGTCGCCTACACCGGTGACGACCAGCGCTTCGACTACATGTACAAATTCGTCTCCGCGAAGAAGATGCAGCCAGGTACCGATCCGTCGGCCATGGCGCACAACATGACGATCCTCGACGAGGGCACGCTGTATGTCGCCAAGCTCTCCAGCGACATCCCGCCCGGCGAGATCGACGGCTCCGGCACACTGCCGGCGAAGGGGTCGTTCAGCGGTACGGGCAGGTGGTTGCCGCTGCTGCGCAGCGGCCCCGGCGGGCAGGCGCAGTCGCTGGTCGACGGCGTCACCGCGCAGGAGGCCGCGGTGTTCACCCGGATGGCCGCCGACAAGGCGGGCGCCACCAAGATGGACCGGCCCGAGGACTTCGAGGCCAACCCCAAGACCGGCAAGGTCTATGTGGCGCTGACCAACAACGACGAACGCGGCGCACCCGGTGAGGCAGCGCCCGACGCCGCCAACCCACGCGACGACAACAAGAGCGGGCAGATCCTCGAGATCACCGACAACCACGCGGGCACCGACTTCACGTGGGAGCTGCTGCTCGTGTGCGGTGATCCGAAGGCGGCCGACACCTACTTCGCGGGATTCGACAAGAGCAAGGTCAGCCCGATCTCCTGCCCCGACAATCTGGCGTTCGACAGCCACGGCAACCTGTGGATCTCCACCGACGGCAATGCGCTGGACTCCAACGACGGACTGTTCGCGGTCGCGCTCGAGGGCCCCGATCGCGGTGAGGTGAAGCAATTCCTGACCGTGCCGATCGGCGCCGAGACGTGCGGGCCCGTCGTCACCGACACGCTGGTGACGGTGTGCGTACAGCACCCCGGGGAGAACGACGACAACAGCATCGACAACCCACAGTCGCGCTGGCCCGAGGGCGGCAACGGCACGGCGCGGCCGTCGGTGGTGGCGGTGTGGAAGGACAACGGCCAGATCGGACTCTGA